From one Anaerolineae bacterium genomic stretch:
- a CDS encoding methylenetetrahydrofolate reductase C-terminal domain-containing protein: MVLGIASRHSRAVFRPLVPQSPLARWVAGVERWVKGALFGCRMCGHCLLLETGFICPMSCPDGLRNGPCLDSPPEHCFSGPAEGCAWARIYRRAEQRGDLDRLLEVVAPLDSRRVGCETILTAYRIWRSRAQGPRLRDLIADRARFHAEWEAFRYELRQPSWWRGDGRYHPPAYTEPASPLEDALRSRRFVVIAGAAAPPEARLDRIAQVAKCLRGNVHAVGFLSRPPEVPCMSALACAISSLQLGLEPLLHLQVYHRDRYAIEAEAIGAATVGVRNILCLFNKSEWAGSGPTPRPGLNDLDPVQALWMLRRLRDEGVNIDGEPVGCRPKYFLGAVVSPYALAPRYEALAVEKKINAGAQFLLTLPVFDLSRFTAWLDALDRRNLLGKTYLIVTVMVLRDAQQARFLSKELPGCAIPDIMLAHMEDALDPREEGIQIALDLISRLRRIGKVQGLHLLAPYQEEAIPRLVQESGLDLHIGSTKAFSNNGCGLFHRGHLDSINVLPFEGIS, encoded by the coding sequence ATGGTGCTGGGGATTGCGTCTCGGCATTCGCGTGCGGTCTTTCGCCCGCTGGTGCCTCAGTCGCCGCTGGCTCGTTGGGTCGCCGGCGTCGAACGTTGGGTTAAGGGCGCGCTCTTCGGATGCCGGATGTGTGGACATTGCCTCCTGCTGGAGACTGGCTTCATCTGCCCGATGAGCTGTCCTGACGGCCTGCGCAACGGCCCCTGTCTTGACTCGCCACCTGAACATTGCTTCTCTGGTCCGGCGGAAGGTTGTGCATGGGCTCGCATTTATCGGCGCGCTGAGCAGCGAGGTGATTTGGACAGATTGTTGGAGGTCGTTGCTCCGCTGGATAGCCGGCGTGTGGGCTGTGAGACGATCCTGACTGCGTATCGGATTTGGCGCAGCCGTGCGCAAGGGCCTCGGCTGCGAGATCTGATCGCTGATCGAGCGCGCTTCCATGCCGAATGGGAAGCCTTTCGCTATGAGCTTAGGCAGCCGTCGTGGTGGCGCGGCGATGGCCGATACCATCCGCCTGCGTACACGGAGCCTGCCTCGCCCCTGGAGGACGCGCTGCGGAGTCGGCGGTTCGTCGTGATAGCCGGAGCGGCCGCGCCGCCGGAAGCCAGGCTGGACCGCATCGCTCAGGTGGCTAAGTGCCTCAGGGGGAATGTTCATGCTGTTGGTTTCCTGAGCCGGCCGCCTGAGGTGCCGTGTATGAGCGCGTTGGCCTGCGCGATCTCCAGCCTTCAACTCGGTTTGGAACCACTCTTGCACCTTCAAGTCTATCATCGCGACCGCTATGCGATCGAGGCGGAGGCGATAGGGGCGGCCACTGTGGGCGTGCGCAACATCTTGTGCCTATTCAATAAGAGTGAGTGGGCAGGCTCCGGACCGACTCCGCGCCCTGGCCTTAATGACCTCGACCCGGTGCAGGCGTTATGGATGCTGCGGCGGCTGCGCGACGAGGGGGTGAACATAGATGGTGAACCCGTCGGATGCCGCCCCAAATACTTCTTGGGCGCGGTCGTCTCACCTTATGCGCTGGCACCGCGCTATGAGGCTCTCGCCGTGGAAAAGAAGATCAACGCCGGCGCCCAGTTCCTGTTGACCCTTCCCGTGTTCGATCTGTCCCGCTTCACGGCGTGGCTAGATGCCCTCGATCGGCGTAATCTGTTAGGCAAAACTTACCTGATCGTCACCGTTATGGTGTTGCGAGATGCTCAACAGGCTCGCTTCCTCTCGAAGGAGCTGCCTGGCTGCGCGATCCCAGACATAATGCTGGCCCATATGGAGGATGCCCTGGACCCTCGGGAGGAGGGCATTCAGATCGCGCTGGATTTGATCTCCAGGCTAAGGCGCATCGGCAAGGTTCAAGGTCTACATCTCCTGGCCCCTTACCAGGAAGAGGCCATCCCGCGTTTGGTGCAAGAGTCGGGCTTAGACCTTCACATCGGTAGCACCAAAGCTTTCTCAAATAACGGTTGCGGGTTGTTCCATCGAGGCCATCTAGACAGTATCAACGTGTTGCCGTTCGAAGGCATATCGTAA
- the folD gene encoding bifunctional methylenetetrahydrofolate dehydrogenase/methenyltetrahydrofolate cyclohydrolase FolD codes for MTATIIDGKAIAAEIRQQVKVEVERLKAKYGKVPGLATVLVGDNPASATYVRMKSQACEELGMYSVKPKLPADATQEQVEGLVRELNADPSIHGILVQLPLPPHLNERAVLSAISLEKDVDGFHPINIGRLAMKGHEPLFIPCTPYGVMVLLERTGVKLEGSRAVVLGRSNIVGLPVSLLLLHANATVTVCHSRTRDLPSVTREADVLVVAVGRPEMVRGDWVKPGAVVIDVGVNQISDPSRKSGYRLVGDVAFDEVKEVASAITPVPGGVGPMTIAMLMQNTLRAFKLTLPEDAGDH; via the coding sequence ATGACCGCTACGATCATTGATGGAAAAGCTATCGCTGCGGAGATCCGCCAGCAGGTCAAGGTAGAGGTTGAGCGGTTAAAGGCCAAATACGGAAAGGTGCCTGGCTTAGCCACGGTACTGGTGGGTGATAACCCTGCTTCGGCCACTTATGTGCGCATGAAGAGCCAAGCATGCGAAGAGCTGGGCATGTACTCGGTCAAGCCGAAGCTACCGGCCGACGCCACTCAGGAGCAGGTAGAAGGGCTGGTACGCGAGTTAAACGCCGATCCCTCGATCCACGGCATCCTGGTCCAATTGCCACTGCCCCCGCACCTGAACGAACGGGCGGTGCTGAGCGCCATCAGCCTGGAGAAGGATGTGGACGGCTTTCATCCCATCAACATCGGCCGGCTGGCTATGAAGGGGCACGAGCCGCTCTTCATCCCATGTACTCCGTACGGGGTTATGGTCCTCCTTGAGCGAACCGGCGTGAAGCTGGAGGGGAGCCGAGCGGTGGTGTTGGGGCGCAGCAACATCGTTGGCCTGCCCGTATCGCTCTTGCTGCTCCATGCGAACGCAACTGTGACGGTGTGTCATTCCCGCACCCGAGATCTGCCGTCAGTGACGCGCGAGGCGGACGTGCTGGTGGTGGCCGTGGGCCGGCCAGAGATGGTGCGCGGCGATTGGGTGAAGCCGGGCGCAGTGGTGATTGATGTGGGCGTGAACCAGATCTCTGATCCCTCCCGCAAATCGGGCTATCGCCTGGTTGGTGATGTGGCCTTCGATGAGGTCAAAGAAGTGGCCTCCGCTATCACGCCAGTACCCGGTGGTGTGGGGCCAATGACCATCGCCATGCTGATGCAGAACACGTTGCGCGCGTTCAAATTGACCCTGCCCGAGGATGCGGGAGATCATTGA
- a CDS encoding methylenetetrahydrofolate reductase C-terminal domain-containing protein → MPLFAPRRFQPPYYPLERPSFLVRLFTAFERAIKGALFGCRMCGNCILQETAFICPMACPKGVRNGPCGGSTPERCYVDATRPCIWYKIYERAERMGRLDRLLEVQAPLDGRRVGQETWLELYRHWKARGGLKIALRDIFNRENLSRAWEEFFYELRQPEWWQGDAKPHPPAYEGVMSNLEARLKSGAFVVTAEIAPPLSATGELVDKKVRMLADYIDAANFTDNPSATPRMSSLACAVLCLQAGVEPVFQMTARDRTRMAVQADALGASALGIRNILCLSGDHPKLGPSPMAKLEPVDLDSIQMLWILRRMRDEGKFLDGRTMKTPPRYFLGAAASPYASHPKYQALREEKKVNAGAQFFQTQLVYDFGPFERWLEELDKRNLLGRVYILAGVGPLKSARAAHFMNEEVPGVIVPKHIIERMERAVDPEEEGVQIALEIIDRLKRTPGIAGIHIMAVGWESVVPRLIQESGIERPPRQSTVEAEMGQLVAAADRAAS, encoded by the coding sequence ATGCCCCTCTTCGCGCCGAGACGGTTTCAACCGCCCTACTACCCACTCGAACGGCCATCTTTTCTCGTGCGATTATTTACTGCGTTCGAGCGAGCGATTAAGGGTGCCCTCTTCGGCTGTCGCATGTGCGGGAACTGCATCCTGCAGGAAACCGCTTTCATCTGTCCGATGGCCTGTCCCAAGGGCGTACGCAACGGGCCTTGCGGAGGCTCAACGCCGGAACGGTGCTACGTAGATGCCACGCGCCCATGCATCTGGTACAAGATCTACGAACGAGCGGAACGGATGGGACGTCTAGATCGGCTGCTAGAGGTGCAGGCACCGCTAGATGGCCGCCGTGTTGGCCAGGAGACGTGGCTGGAGCTCTATCGCCATTGGAAGGCGCGAGGAGGCTTGAAGATCGCATTGCGTGATATCTTCAACCGCGAGAACTTATCACGGGCATGGGAAGAGTTCTTCTATGAGCTGCGCCAGCCTGAGTGGTGGCAAGGGGATGCCAAGCCCCATCCGCCAGCATACGAAGGCGTCATGTCTAATCTGGAGGCCCGCCTGAAGTCGGGAGCCTTCGTCGTCACCGCTGAGATCGCCCCGCCGCTCTCGGCTACGGGGGAGTTAGTGGATAAGAAAGTGCGTATGCTGGCGGATTATATCGACGCGGCCAACTTCACCGATAACCCCTCCGCTACGCCGCGCATGTCTAGCCTGGCATGTGCTGTGCTGTGCCTGCAAGCAGGGGTAGAGCCCGTGTTCCAGATGACCGCCCGTGATCGCACGCGTATGGCGGTGCAGGCTGACGCGTTGGGAGCTAGCGCCCTAGGCATTCGCAATATCCTTTGCCTTTCAGGCGATCATCCCAAGCTGGGGCCATCACCCATGGCCAAGCTGGAGCCAGTGGATCTGGATTCCATTCAGATGCTATGGATCCTGCGGCGAATGCGGGACGAGGGCAAGTTCCTCGATGGGCGCACGATGAAGACGCCGCCACGCTATTTCCTGGGCGCAGCCGCTTCTCCTTATGCTTCCCATCCCAAGTACCAGGCTCTGCGAGAGGAGAAGAAGGTTAACGCTGGCGCCCAGTTCTTCCAGACCCAGCTCGTGTATGATTTCGGTCCCTTTGAGCGCTGGCTCGAGGAGTTGGATAAGCGTAACCTGTTGGGGCGGGTATATATCTTGGCCGGCGTTGGTCCGCTTAAGAGCGCGAGGGCTGCTCACTTCATGAATGAGGAGGTCCCCGGCGTCATCGTGCCTAAGCACATTATCGAGCGCATGGAGCGGGCGGTAGATCCGGAAGAAGAAGGGGTTCAGATTGCGTTGGAGATCATAGATCGCTTGAAGCGGACCCCCGGCATTGCTGGCATTCATATCATGGCCGTAGGATGGGAATCGGTGGTGCCACGCTTGATCCAGGAATCCGGAATCGAGCGGCCACCTAGACAATCCACCGTCGAAGCTGAGATGGGACAGCTTGTGGCGGCTGCCGACCGCGCCGCATCGTGA